ATTCCAACGTTAATGCCCCCATTGCCAATCAAGAAACCCCCCTAGCCCCCGGGGAAAAAATTCCCATCACCAGACCTAACAGCGCCCCTCAACCCCCCACAGGATGGGAAATTACCACCACTTCAGGACCAGCAGAAATTGAACTAGCCCAACATCTAGCTTCGGTGGGTGCTACTAAATATACTGCCTACTGGTGTCCCCACTGTTACGATCAAAAACAACTATTTGGGGAAGAAGCCTATAATATTGTCCCCCATGTGGAATGTACCCCCGATGGTTTAAATGGTGAACCTCAAAAATGTGAAGGGGTTGTCAGGGCTTTTCCCACTTGGTTAATTGATGGACAAGTTTATGAAGGTACTCAAACCCTTGAGCGTTTAGCCCAATTAACGGGATACACGGGCAACACAGACTTTAAATATACTTTACCCGGTCGTTAATTTTGTTTCCTCCCCTGTAGGGAGGTTTTTTTTCGCCCATCACTCTTGAGATTGTAGAATGTTAACATAAGCACCACGGGCATTAGAATGAACCCCAGCGCGCCAGGCCTCATCATCAACGGGTTGCCAAGAAAGATTACTAACTATGCTTTTGGGGTCAAAATTATTATTGAAAGAAACATAAACCTTATCGGTGGTAATGGGAATCACCTGCACTTGTCGTAATGTTAGGGTTTCCTTGTCAAATAAAACTCGTCCAATGACGTTTTCAGGAACGGGCAATAATACAGGGTGAATAAAATTCCCCAGACTCTCAAAAATAACTCCTCTTTTGCCCCTAGGAGACTCTACAACCCTGATGGGTTCGAGACGGTGGGGGCCATGTCCAAAAACTATATCCCCTTCAAAATAACGGATAAAATTAACCCCTATGTCCACCAATTGTTTTTGGGTTTCCCTTGTCCAACTGTGGATGGAAAGGATACGAATATCGGCTTCAGAGTCACGGAGCGATCGTAATATAGTTAGTTTATCTTTTAAACAGGCGGTGTAAGTACAATCCCCGTAAGCAAGATAAAGACTTGCAAAGGCAATCTTAACGGATTTATCTTTGATCATCATGGTTTTAACTACCGCTCCCTTGTTTTCCCCCGCCCCATGCCATAACCAACTAGCATTTAATTCCCTGGTTAACCTTTCCATGTGCCTAGCGGTAGCATAAACCCCGTCAACCCCTTCTTCGGTGCGATCGCAATCACGGGTATGATTATTCGCCAAACCAATCAAATTAAACCCCCTCTCATAAATACCCCTCATATTCTCAGGGTGAGACACAAAAGCAAAGGAGCGAGGGGCCGGGGGCTCCCAAAATTGA
This sequence is a window from Cyanobacterium stanieri LEGE 03274. Protein-coding genes within it:
- a CDS encoding CapA family protein, whose product is MVNRVLLGLFMAFSMVGCDGNNNNDYVVGEISQTMAIDDEVVTDAMEETFMPLPEPKNPVIARRIKHKPNQTNFYDTLGAIALDHEKATDFIDIRGVGDAGMAHSHRQPMALTDAVFPRVRANFGQLLDAFDGTGKSYRGDLSFLNWESTLGLSCHQFWEPPAPRSFAFVSHPENMRGIYERGFNLIGLANNHTRDCDRTEEGVDGVYATARHMERLTRELNASWLWHGAGENKGAVVKTMMIKDKSVKIAFASLYLAYGDCTYTACLKDKLTILRSLRDSEADIRILSIHSWTRETQKQLVDIGVNFIRYFEGDIVFGHGPHRLEPIRVVESPRGKRGVIFESLGNFIHPVLLPVPENVIGRVLFDKETLTLRQVQVIPITTDKVYVSFNNNFDPKSIVSNLSWQPVDDEAWRAGVHSNARGAYVNILQSQE